Proteins encoded together in one Cellulomonas gilvus ATCC 13127 window:
- a CDS encoding BldC family transcriptional regulator: MASTHEHEEILLTPGEVASLFRVDPKTVTRWARAGRLTAIRTLGGHRRYRESEVLALREPPTQSAAVER; this comes from the coding sequence ATGGCAAGCACGCACGAGCACGAGGAGATCCTGCTGACGCCCGGTGAGGTGGCGTCGCTGTTCCGCGTGGACCCCAAGACGGTGACGCGCTGGGCACGCGCGGGGCGGCTGACCGCGATCCGCACGCTCGGTGGTCACCGTCGCTACCGCGAGTCGGAGGTGCTCGCGCTGCGCGAGCCGCCGACCCAGTCGGCCGCGGTCGAGCGCTGA
- a CDS encoding EAL and HDOD domain-containing protein, with amino-acid sequence MPAAVIQRQALVHADGSLFGYAVHARVDDASPLMTPAAEDRLVAAEYARVDLADVVGDHAVVLRATTPMLRGEDAVPDAPRSLVLEVPAGWVKHAYAEESLATMRELGYGVALGSYTDTLAQRALLPLADMVKIDLRHDPDRLAERIAQVQDAGAWTVGLHGDTRERAALARDLGCDLVQAPLLRRQEAGAGRALTAGEGMHLELVRLLAQPMPDHAEVTRAVGIDPELSMRVLRSVNSSSTGIRHHVDSLSRAVGLLGPQRLSALVSSSMLAQQPAAVDVLWTVITRALATWRLSGHEVGYTVGLLSGVTAALDISVESVVAQSGVSPDVAAALRQEGGPYGAALEAALAHEAADDDAIRAVGFQPGDVARVYLDAMPEALSSAAQMAAPLAA; translated from the coding sequence ATGCCCGCCGCCGTCATCCAGCGTCAGGCGCTCGTCCACGCCGACGGCTCGTTGTTCGGCTATGCCGTGCACGCGCGCGTCGACGACGCCAGCCCGCTCATGACCCCCGCGGCCGAGGACCGGCTGGTGGCCGCCGAGTACGCCCGGGTGGACCTCGCCGACGTCGTCGGTGACCACGCCGTGGTCCTGCGGGCGACGACCCCGATGCTGCGCGGCGAGGACGCGGTCCCCGACGCACCGCGCAGCCTGGTGCTCGAGGTGCCCGCGGGCTGGGTCAAGCACGCGTACGCCGAGGAGTCGCTCGCGACCATGCGCGAGCTCGGCTACGGCGTGGCGCTCGGGTCCTACACCGACACGCTCGCGCAGCGCGCGCTCCTCCCGCTCGCGGACATGGTGAAGATCGACCTGCGGCACGACCCCGACCGGCTCGCCGAGCGGATCGCCCAGGTGCAGGACGCCGGCGCGTGGACCGTGGGGCTGCACGGTGACACGCGCGAACGCGCCGCGCTCGCACGCGACCTCGGCTGCGACCTGGTGCAGGCACCGCTCCTGCGCCGTCAGGAGGCCGGTGCGGGGCGCGCGCTCACCGCGGGCGAGGGCATGCATCTGGAGCTCGTCCGGCTGCTCGCGCAGCCGATGCCCGACCACGCGGAGGTCACGCGCGCGGTCGGCATCGACCCCGAGCTGTCGATGCGCGTGCTGCGCTCGGTCAACTCCTCGAGCACCGGCATCCGCCACCACGTCGACTCGCTCTCGCGGGCCGTCGGTCTGCTCGGACCGCAGCGGCTGTCCGCGCTGGTCTCGTCGTCGATGCTCGCGCAGCAGCCTGCCGCGGTCGACGTGCTGTGGACGGTCATCACGCGTGCGCTGGCCACCTGGCGGCTCAGCGGTCACGAGGTCGGCTACACCGTGGGCCTGCTGTCCGGCGTCACGGCCGCGCTCGACATCTCGGTCGAGTCCGTCGTCGCGCAGTCCGGCGTCTCGCCGGACGTGGCCGCGGCGCTGCGGCAGGAGGGCGGTCCGTACGGCGCCGCGCTCGAGGCCGCGCTCGCGCACGAGGCCGCCGACGACGACGCGATCCGCGCGGTCGGGTTCCAGCCGGGCGACGTCGCGCGCGTCTACCTCGACGCGATGCCCGAGGCGCTGTCCTCGGCCGCGCAGATGGCCGCCCCGCTCGCCGCCTGA
- a CDS encoding flagellar assembly protein FliW, protein MSPAAMLGTPADRALVTLGGTEVPAALTLTEPLPGLPGRTRYVLEPVAEADGLFTLRSQDGPATRLFVVDPTHYFPGYEPEVPAEGERRLLVVVHPPTADQPATANLLAPLVVDPAAATAQQTVLDADWPLRAPLT, encoded by the coding sequence ATGAGCCCGGCCGCCATGCTCGGCACACCCGCCGACCGCGCCCTCGTCACGCTGGGCGGCACCGAGGTGCCCGCCGCGCTCACGCTCACCGAGCCGCTGCCGGGCCTGCCCGGCCGGACGCGCTACGTGCTCGAGCCCGTCGCCGAGGCCGACGGCCTGTTCACGCTGCGCTCGCAGGACGGCCCGGCCACGCGCCTGTTCGTCGTCGACCCCACGCACTACTTCCCGGGGTACGAGCCCGAGGTCCCGGCCGAGGGCGAGCGCCGCCTGCTCGTCGTCGTGCACCCGCCGACCGCCGACCAGCCCGCGACCGCGAACCTGCTCGCGCCGCTCGTGGTCGACCCGGCCGCCGCGACCGCGCAGCAGACCGTGCTGGATGCCGACTGGCCGCTGCGCGCGCCGCTGACCTGA
- the flgL gene encoding flagellar hook-associated protein FlgL encodes MISRVTHQTVQRSTLANLQGNLTAMADLQNKMSSGKKVNVPSDDPSATSDVLRLRGEQRADTQYQRNAADAGSWLQTVDTAISSSLAALRQARDLTVRGGNGALGQTSLDALADEVDTLRTQLLSQANTTYVGRSVFAGTSDAPAAFDSAYAWSGTGSSVERRVSSTTTVRVDGDGAAVYGTGAGSVFALLDTISASLRAGTDPTPHLDAIDDRLESMVTQLAGVGARHKSIMETQETLAARDVETKARISGIEDVDLAEVILELQSQEVAYKGALGAAAKVLQPTLLDFLR; translated from the coding sequence ATGATCTCGCGCGTCACGCACCAGACGGTGCAGCGCAGCACGCTCGCGAACCTGCAGGGCAACCTGACCGCGATGGCCGACCTGCAGAACAAGATGTCGAGCGGCAAGAAGGTCAACGTCCCGTCGGACGACCCCTCGGCCACCTCGGACGTGCTGCGGCTGCGCGGCGAGCAGCGTGCGGACACGCAGTACCAGCGCAACGCGGCCGACGCGGGCTCGTGGCTCCAGACGGTCGACACCGCGATCTCCTCCTCGCTCGCCGCGCTGCGCCAGGCGCGCGACCTCACGGTCCGCGGCGGCAACGGGGCCCTCGGCCAGACGTCGCTCGACGCGCTGGCCGACGAGGTCGACACGCTGCGCACGCAGCTGCTCTCGCAGGCCAACACCACGTACGTGGGCCGCTCGGTGTTCGCGGGCACGTCGGACGCGCCCGCCGCGTTCGACTCCGCGTACGCATGGAGCGGGACGGGGTCCTCGGTCGAGCGGCGCGTGAGCTCCACGACGACGGTCCGGGTCGACGGCGACGGCGCCGCGGTCTACGGGACGGGCGCCGGTTCGGTGTTCGCGCTCCTCGACACGATCTCCGCGAGCCTGCGGGCCGGCACGGACCCCACGCCGCACCTCGACGCGATCGACGACCGGCTCGAGTCGATGGTGACCCAGCTCGCCGGGGTCGGCGCACGGCACAAGAGCATCATGGAGACGCAGGAGACGCTCGCGGCACGCGACGTCGAGACCAAGGCCCGCATCTCGGGCATCGAGGACGTGGACCTGGCCGAGGTCATCCTCGAGCTGCAGTCGCAGGAGGTCGCCTACAAGGGCGCGCTCGGTGCGGCCGCCAAGGTCCTGCAGCCCACGCTCCTGGACTTCCTGCGATGA
- the flgK gene encoding flagellar hook-associated protein FlgK has translation MSTFSGLGTALSSLIAQRQALDVAGQNIANANTVGYTRQRATMSPVSGVQVPSMFSTNDGIGQGTRVSSVDRLADVFLDARLRATTSSSSFLAARAEAYTTLEKSLGEPGKTGLSTQLSDMWAAWQEVGNYPDKNANRAVLLESSRDVATRVGTLYSDVATQWSQSRSTAVALVDQVNTAAANIADLNERIASITASGATAHELADQRDLLVTQLSQLVGASADIRADGTVDVLVGGNTLVSGKRVNALAVSGATAFDQVTGSPAVGVDVVWAERPTQSAALSGGRVAGLLSVLAPADGSGSGGVLAEAAARYDTLATTIATKVNALHGTAVRSDGTPGGDFFTFTPGKPAALGLTVAISAPSDVAVATAGAGAHDGSVADLIGKLGTAAGGPDAVWSETVVDLGVRSASATSRATVAEAARTTAVQQQLAQASVDTDEETVNMLAFQRAYEGAARVLTAIDEMLDTLINRTGVVGR, from the coding sequence GTGAGCACCTTCTCCGGGCTCGGCACCGCGCTGAGCTCGCTGATCGCGCAGCGGCAGGCGCTCGACGTCGCCGGCCAGAACATCGCCAACGCCAACACCGTGGGCTACACCCGCCAGCGCGCGACGATGTCGCCGGTCTCGGGAGTGCAGGTGCCGTCCATGTTCTCCACCAACGACGGCATCGGGCAGGGCACGCGCGTCAGCAGCGTCGACCGCCTGGCCGACGTCTTCCTCGACGCGCGCCTGCGCGCGACGACGTCCTCGTCGTCCTTCCTCGCGGCGCGGGCCGAGGCCTACACGACGCTCGAGAAGTCGCTCGGGGAGCCGGGCAAGACGGGGCTGTCCACCCAGCTGTCGGACATGTGGGCCGCGTGGCAGGAGGTCGGCAACTACCCCGACAAGAACGCCAACCGCGCCGTGCTGCTCGAGTCGTCGCGTGACGTCGCGACGCGCGTGGGCACGCTCTACTCCGACGTCGCCACGCAGTGGAGCCAGTCGCGCTCGACCGCGGTCGCGCTCGTGGACCAGGTCAACACCGCCGCCGCGAACATCGCGGACCTCAACGAGCGCATCGCGTCGATCACGGCGTCCGGCGCCACCGCGCACGAGCTCGCCGATCAGCGCGACCTGCTCGTCACGCAGCTCTCGCAGCTGGTCGGCGCGTCCGCCGACATCCGCGCGGACGGCACGGTCGACGTCCTGGTGGGCGGCAACACGCTCGTCAGCGGCAAGCGCGTCAACGCGCTCGCGGTCTCGGGCGCCACCGCGTTCGACCAGGTGACCGGCAGCCCCGCCGTGGGCGTCGACGTCGTGTGGGCCGAGCGCCCGACGCAGAGCGCCGCGCTGTCCGGCGGCCGCGTGGCCGGCCTGCTGTCGGTGCTGGCCCCCGCGGACGGCAGCGGCTCGGGCGGCGTGCTCGCCGAGGCCGCGGCCCGCTACGACACGCTCGCGACGACGATCGCGACGAAGGTCAACGCGCTGCACGGCACGGCGGTGCGCTCCGACGGCACGCCCGGCGGCGACTTCTTCACGTTCACGCCCGGCAAGCCCGCGGCGCTCGGCCTCACGGTCGCGATCTCCGCGCCGTCCGACGTCGCGGTCGCGACCGCGGGCGCGGGCGCGCACGACGGCTCGGTCGCGGACCTCATCGGCAAGCTCGGCACCGCCGCCGGGGGTCCCGACGCGGTGTGGAGCGAGACCGTCGTGGACCTGGGCGTCCGATCCGCGAGCGCCACGTCCCGCGCGACCGTCGCGGAGGCGGCCCGCACCACGGCCGTCCAGCAGCAGCTCGCGCAGGCGAGCGTCGACACCGACGAGGAGACCGTCAACATGCTCGCGTTCCAGCGGGCGTACGAGGGCGCGGCCCGCGTCCTGACGGCGATCGACGAGATGCTCGACACCCTCATCAACCGCACCGGCGTCGTCGGCCGATAG
- the flgN gene encoding flagellar export chaperone FlgN, with translation MALDALSEVLWHERTLLELLLFKLEEEQLLLTAGRTRWLAHATREVEAVLSQIRDAELGRSVEASAACAELGLPDGAALADLADAAPAPWDELLRQHRDSFASLTAEISQLADGNRELLAMSHRATQETLASLHDVHTYDGSGRSAGTAADALLVDRTL, from the coding sequence ATGGCCCTCGACGCCCTGTCCGAGGTGCTCTGGCACGAGCGCACGCTGCTCGAGCTGCTGCTGTTCAAGCTCGAGGAGGAGCAGCTGCTGCTCACCGCGGGCCGCACCCGCTGGCTGGCTCACGCGACGCGTGAGGTCGAGGCCGTGCTCTCCCAGATCCGCGACGCGGAGCTCGGTCGTTCGGTCGAGGCCTCCGCCGCGTGCGCCGAGCTCGGCCTGCCCGACGGCGCCGCGCTCGCCGACCTGGCCGACGCCGCGCCCGCCCCCTGGGACGAGCTGCTCCGCCAGCACCGCGACTCGTTCGCCTCGCTCACCGCGGAGATCTCCCAGCTCGCCGACGGCAACCGCGAGCTCCTCGCGATGTCGCACCGCGCCACGCAGGAGACGCTCGCGTCGCTGCACGACGTCCACACCTACGACGGCTCCGGCCGCAGCGCCGGCACCGCCGCCGACGCGCTGCTCGTCGACCGCACTCTCTGA
- a CDS encoding sigma-70 family RNA polymerase sigma factor yields the protein MSHDIDRDALVVQNLALVGYAVSEMLRRVPPTVSRDELASAGSLALVLAARSYDPSTGVPFARYASLRIRGALVDELRSMDWASRGARTRVRELAAASERLTAAMGRPPTREELASALGTQVSQVDEVRSDAARRVLSIDAGDGPSIVDLVVDAGQTPEQAVLAGERLRWLRASVDTLPERLRVVVRGIFLEDRSVAELAEELGVTQSRISQLRTEALGLLRDGMNTHLDPDLVTPAERPDGVAERRRQAYFASIAARTAQYAAAERLSFVPQPSQPAVVREHASTA from the coding sequence GTGAGCCACGACATCGACCGCGACGCCCTCGTCGTCCAGAACCTCGCCCTCGTCGGCTATGCCGTCAGCGAGATGCTCCGTCGCGTCCCGCCGACGGTCTCCCGCGACGAGCTGGCGTCCGCCGGCAGCCTCGCTCTGGTGCTCGCGGCGCGCTCCTACGACCCGAGCACGGGCGTGCCGTTCGCGCGCTACGCCTCGCTGCGGATCCGGGGCGCGCTCGTCGACGAGCTGCGGTCGATGGACTGGGCGAGCCGTGGTGCGCGTACCCGCGTGCGTGAGCTGGCCGCCGCGAGCGAGCGGCTCACCGCCGCCATGGGTCGCCCGCCGACGCGTGAGGAGCTCGCGTCCGCGCTGGGCACCCAGGTGTCGCAGGTCGACGAGGTGCGCAGCGACGCCGCGCGTCGCGTGCTCTCGATCGACGCCGGCGACGGCCCGAGCATCGTCGACCTGGTCGTCGACGCCGGTCAGACGCCCGAGCAGGCCGTCCTGGCCGGTGAGCGGCTGCGCTGGCTGCGCGCGAGCGTGGACACGCTGCCCGAGCGGCTGCGCGTCGTGGTGCGCGGGATCTTCCTCGAGGACCGCTCCGTGGCCGAGCTGGCCGAGGAGCTGGGCGTCACGCAGTCCCGGATCAGCCAGCTGCGCACCGAGGCCCTCGGGCTGCTGCGCGACGGCATGAACACGCACCTGGACCCTGACCTGGTGACCCCGGCCGAGCGGCCCGACGGTGTGGCCGAGCGCCGCCGTCAGGCCTACTTCGCGTCCATCGCGGCGCGCACCGCGCAGTACGCGGCCGCCGAACGCCTGTCGTTCGTGCCCCAGCCGTCGCAGCCGGCCGTCGTGCGCGAGCACGCGTCCACGGCCTGA
- a CDS encoding flagellin N-terminal helical domain-containing protein: MGLSINNNIAALNSYRNLSSTQNDLSKSLEKLSSGLRINRAADDAAGLAISEGLRAQIGGTKQAVRNAQDGISVVQTAEGALTETHSILQRMRTLSVQAGNDGGLSNSAKSNIQDEMDQLKTELTRIADTTQFNGTKLLNGNYNGTFQVGANTAAADKISVDLTGSSMGAVGLGVDGVNVTNTGTSWTADVDLAAAVAPSGAVGALSITTAAGVTNLALDLTAWDTTGTSDAAKANHALLNDELSKAVSSTNFSASVDSYGKVTIGGAGITAASALTVAAASTPGSGSADAAINSIDAAITKVSGVRSQLGAVQNRFDHTINNLNVAVENLSASESRVRDTDMAQEMVSFTRSQILSQAGTAMLAQAKSLPQSVLQLLQ, translated from the coding sequence ATGGGTCTCTCGATCAACAACAACATCGCGGCGCTGAACTCGTACCGCAACCTGTCCAGCACGCAGAACGACCTGAGCAAGTCCCTCGAGAAGCTCTCGAGCGGCCTGCGCATCAACCGGGCCGCGGACGACGCTGCCGGTCTCGCGATCTCCGAGGGCCTGCGCGCCCAGATCGGCGGCACCAAGCAGGCCGTCCGTAACGCGCAGGACGGCATCTCCGTCGTGCAGACCGCTGAGGGCGCGCTCACCGAGACGCACTCGATCCTCCAGCGCATGCGCACGCTGTCGGTCCAGGCCGGCAACGACGGTGGTCTGTCGAACTCCGCCAAGTCCAACATCCAGGACGAGATGGACCAGCTCAAGACCGAGCTGACCCGCATCGCCGACACCACGCAGTTCAACGGCACCAAGCTGCTGAACGGCAACTACAACGGCACGTTCCAGGTCGGCGCCAACACCGCGGCTGCCGACAAGATCTCGGTGGACCTGACCGGTTCCTCGATGGGCGCGGTCGGCCTGGGCGTCGACGGCGTGAACGTGACCAACACGGGCACCTCGTGGACCGCGGACGTCGACCTGGCCGCGGCCGTGGCTCCGTCGGGTGCCGTCGGTGCGCTGTCGATCACCACGGCGGCGGGCGTGACCAACCTGGCCCTGGACCTGACGGCCTGGGACACGACGGGCACCTCTGACGCAGCCAAGGCGAACCACGCGCTCCTGAACGACGAGCTCTCGAAGGCGGTCTCCTCGACCAACTTCAGCGCGTCGGTCGACTCCTACGGCAAGGTGACCATCGGCGGCGCCGGCATCACCGCCGCCTCGGCGCTCACGGTCGCCGCGGCCAGCACCCCGGGCTCCGGCTCGGCGGACGCGGCGATCAACTCGATCGACGCGGCCATCACCAAGGTGTCGGGCGTCCGCTCGCAGCTCGGTGCCGTGCAGAACCGCTTCGACCACACCATCAACAACCTCAACGTCGCGGTCGAGAACCTGTCCGCCTCGGAGAGCCGCGTCCGCGACACGGACATGGCGCAGGAGATGGTGTCCTTCACCCGCTCGCAGATCCTCTCGCAGGCGGGCACCGCGATGCTGGCCCAGGCCAAGTCGCTCCCCCAGAGCGTCCTGCAGCTCCTGCAGTGA
- the fliD gene encoding flagellar filament capping protein FliD: MAAIDGLVSGLQTADLIDSLITLQSGTQSLLKNKQSTASSLVTALQSLNTKVASLAEHAAKVAKPASWDAVTATASDKSVTATAGAGAQPATLSFRVGAVAASQSSLVTLPAAGQYGSATPTFTITRNGETTSVTAASTSVPDIVEAFNASDTGVRATAVKVPELDAGGVPTGASTYVLQLTGTETGAANSFSLTYTGASGQEPAALEQVRAASDASLTLFPGSSAQRTLTSASNTFDDLMTGVDVTVSAVTAADAAPVTVSVAADSSALRSLASGLVTNLSTVLTEISSRTASKTTTASDGGTVVTGGLFSGNATIRMLQQTILEQASAPVGGVSPSDVGVVIGRDGTFTFDQTKFDAALAADPAKVEAVLTGIAKNLAATAKGASDSGTGTLSVTVQSQQSLVKDLGEQITDWDDRLAARRVALERQYASLETALSSLQSQSSYLASQIAALTASSSS; the protein is encoded by the coding sequence ATGGCGGCGATCGACGGCCTGGTCAGCGGTCTGCAGACCGCCGACCTCATCGACAGCCTCATCACGTTGCAGTCGGGCACGCAGTCGCTCCTCAAGAACAAGCAGTCCACCGCGAGCTCGCTCGTCACCGCGCTGCAGTCGCTCAACACCAAGGTCGCCTCGCTCGCCGAGCACGCCGCCAAGGTCGCCAAGCCCGCGTCCTGGGACGCGGTCACGGCCACCGCGAGCGACAAGTCCGTCACCGCCACGGCGGGTGCGGGCGCCCAGCCCGCGACGCTGTCGTTCCGGGTCGGCGCGGTCGCCGCGTCGCAGTCCTCGCTCGTGACGCTCCCGGCGGCCGGACAGTACGGCTCGGCGACGCCCACGTTCACGATCACGCGCAACGGCGAGACCACCAGCGTGACCGCCGCGAGCACGTCGGTCCCGGACATCGTCGAGGCGTTCAACGCATCCGACACGGGTGTGCGGGCGACCGCCGTCAAGGTCCCCGAGCTCGACGCCGGCGGTGTGCCGACCGGCGCCAGCACCTACGTGCTGCAGCTCACGGGCACCGAGACCGGCGCCGCGAACTCGTTCTCCCTGACGTACACGGGCGCGTCCGGGCAGGAGCCCGCCGCGCTCGAGCAGGTCCGCGCGGCGTCCGACGCGTCCCTCACGCTGTTCCCGGGATCGTCCGCGCAGCGCACGCTCACGTCGGCGAGCAACACGTTCGACGACCTCATGACCGGGGTCGACGTCACCGTCTCGGCCGTGACCGCCGCGGACGCCGCACCGGTCACGGTGAGCGTGGCCGCGGACTCGAGCGCGCTGCGCTCGCTCGCCTCGGGCCTGGTCACCAACCTCTCGACGGTGCTCACGGAGATCAGCTCGCGCACCGCGTCCAAGACCACGACCGCCAGCGACGGCGGCACGGTGGTCACCGGTGGCCTGTTCTCCGGCAACGCCACCATCCGCATGCTGCAGCAGACGATCCTCGAGCAGGCCTCGGCCCCCGTCGGCGGCGTCTCACCGTCCGACGTCGGCGTCGTGATCGGCCGCGACGGCACGTTCACGTTCGACCAGACGAAGTTCGACGCCGCGCTCGCGGCCGACCCCGCCAAGGTCGAGGCCGTGCTGACCGGCATCGCCAAGAACCTGGCGGCCACCGCCAAGGGTGCATCCGACTCCGGCACGGGCACGCTGTCCGTGACGGTCCAGTCGCAGCAGTCGCTCGTCAAGGACCTCGGTGAGCAGATCACCGACTGGGACGACCGCCTCGCGGCCCGCCGCGTCGCGCTCGAGCGCCAGTACGCGAGCCTCGAGACCGCGCTGTCCAGCCTGCAGTCCCAGTCCAGCTACCTCGCGAGCCAGATCGCCGCGCTGACGGCGTCGTCGTCGAGCTGA
- the fliS gene encoding flagellar export chaperone FliS — MYDARTRYVTAAVETAAPARVVTMLFDRLLLDVDRGHAALEQGDVLGGRSHLQHAQDIVAELMASLDAASWEGGPGLMAVYAYLYSTLVEAGVQGDAGKVLECRSIVEPLATTWHEAAALAAAAAPAAPAPAAAGLLGVG, encoded by the coding sequence ATGTACGACGCACGCACGCGCTACGTCACCGCCGCCGTCGAGACGGCGGCCCCCGCCCGTGTGGTGACGATGCTGTTCGACCGGCTGCTGCTCGACGTCGACCGCGGTCACGCCGCGCTCGAGCAGGGCGACGTGCTCGGTGGGCGCTCGCACCTGCAGCACGCGCAGGACATCGTCGCCGAGCTCATGGCGAGCCTCGACGCCGCGTCCTGGGAGGGTGGCCCCGGCCTCATGGCGGTGTACGCCTACCTGTACTCGACGCTCGTCGAGGCCGGCGTGCAGGGCGACGCGGGCAAGGTGCTGGAGTGCCGCTCGATCGTCGAGCCGCTCGCCACGACGTGGCACGAGGCGGCCGCGCTGGCCGCCGCCGCCGCACCCGCGGCACCCGCACCCGCCGCCGCGGGCCTGCTCGGGGTGGGCTGA
- a CDS encoding flagellar basal body rod protein FlgB, producing MGLLNSVSYVAVNSALDSLALRQRAIADNVANLQTPGYRARVVEFEAELSRAVGQGSGAADATIRRSSAATQLNGNNVNLDEQTLLNVETNLRYQLATQAASGQFSSVRAAMRTS from the coding sequence GTGGGCCTTCTCAACTCCGTGAGCTATGTCGCGGTCAACTCCGCACTCGACTCACTCGCCCTGCGTCAGCGTGCCATCGCCGACAACGTCGCGAACCTCCAGACCCCCGGCTACCGGGCGCGCGTCGTGGAGTTCGAGGCCGAGCTCTCGCGCGCCGTCGGCCAGGGGTCGGGTGCCGCCGACGCGACGATCCGACGCTCGTCGGCCGCGACGCAGCTGAACGGCAACAACGTCAACCTCGACGAGCAGACGCTGCTCAACGTCGAGACGAACCTGCGCTACCAGCTCGCGACGCAGGCGGCCTCCGGCCAGTTCAGCTCCGTGCGCGCCGCGATGAGGACCAGCTGA
- a CDS encoding flagellar basal body rod protein FlgC produces MSIFGAIGIAQSGLTVHRTWLDAVSDNLANISTVRPTSEAAFQARYVVAQETPGPEGGAQVVGAAFGSAEGRMVYEPANPLADENGYVRYPDIDMSSQMTQLIMAQRGYQANAAVVDRAKETYTAALQIGRS; encoded by the coding sequence ATGTCCATCTTCGGCGCCATCGGCATCGCGCAGTCCGGCCTCACCGTGCACCGCACGTGGCTCGACGCCGTCTCGGACAACCTGGCCAACATCTCGACGGTGCGCCCGACGTCCGAGGCCGCGTTCCAGGCCCGGTACGTCGTCGCGCAGGAGACCCCGGGTCCCGAGGGCGGCGCGCAGGTCGTGGGCGCGGCGTTCGGCTCGGCGGAGGGGCGGATGGTCTACGAGCCCGCCAACCCGCTGGCCGACGAGAACGGCTACGTGCGCTACCCCGACATCGACATGTCGAGCCAGATGACGCAGCTCATCATGGCCCAGCGCGGCTACCAGGCGAACGCCGCGGTGGTCGACCGGGCCAAGGAGACCTACACCGCAGCCCTCCAGATCGGACGCTCCTGA
- the fliE gene encoding flagellar hook-basal body complex protein FliE has protein sequence MPTPIAPVGAVASAVTAVAPTAAVTGPGATQAASAVSGAQFSSVLGSIDSLQALQSRSSDLAVQAVTGDLENVHDYTIAAAESSLALELTAAVRNKAVDAFTEIMRMQA, from the coding sequence ATGCCCACCCCCATCGCGCCCGTGGGCGCCGTCGCCTCCGCGGTCACCGCGGTCGCCCCCACCGCCGCGGTCACCGGCCCGGGTGCGACGCAGGCCGCCTCGGCCGTGTCCGGCGCCCAGTTCTCCTCGGTGCTCGGCTCGATCGACTCGCTGCAGGCGCTGCAGTCGCGCTCGTCGGACCTCGCGGTCCAGGCCGTGACCGGTGACCTCGAGAACGTGCACGACTACACGATCGCCGCCGCCGAGTCCTCGCTCGCGCTCGAGCTCACCGCAGCCGTGCGCAACAAGGCCGTCGACGCGTTCACCGAGATCATGAGGATGCAGGCCTGA